A genomic stretch from Embleya scabrispora includes:
- a CDS encoding fic family toxin-antitoxin system, toxin component gives MTHPSVDLAWILEVAREAGERDPAPEDYGLPVAAVARHAAVLAGREVYSGPFVRAAALCQTLGRISWLERSNMTVAVAVAHGYLTACGIDTKLGRAEITALVTELRKDTCTVPDIAAVLRTWTE, from the coding sequence ATGACCCACCCGAGCGTCGACCTCGCCTGGATCTTGGAGGTCGCCCGCGAGGCGGGGGAGCGCGACCCGGCTCCCGAGGACTACGGCCTGCCCGTCGCCGCCGTCGCCCGCCACGCCGCAGTCCTCGCCGGCCGCGAGGTCTACAGCGGCCCGTTCGTCCGTGCCGCAGCTCTTTGCCAGACCCTGGGCCGGATCTCCTGGCTCGAGCGCTCGAACATGACGGTGGCCGTCGCGGTTGCCCACGGCTACCTCACCGCCTGCGGGATCGACACCAAGCTCGGTCGTGCGGAGATCACCGCCCTGGTCACCGAACTCCGCAAGGACACCTGCACCGTTCCCGACATCGCAGCGGTACTCAGAACCTGGACCGAATAA
- a CDS encoding NAD(P)-binding domain-containing protein — protein sequence MIHQRGGIRRTGQRGRSDGYQPGRPPDTPSPESTRLQGIGQAHDQSVRVAGFPAETAADADVVVTVLPGGTHVLDCYQGPDGLLGTAPVGAVFVDCSTIDVADARAAVRATGRRAVDAPVFGGVVGAVAGTLTLVVGAQDENFAAIEPVLTPRWVAVSCTAVRPVPDRPPALSARSRACSAAASEAVTNARCRGCAVAPPAR from the coding sequence GTGATCCACCAGCGCGGTGGCATTCGTCGAACTGGGCAACGCGGGCGGTCCGATGGCTACCAACCTGGTCGCCCGCCGGACACGCCGTCACCGGAGTCGACTCGGCTCCAAGGTATCGGACAGGCTCATGACCAGAGCGTGCGCGTCGCCGGATTCCCTGCGGAGACTGCAGCCGACGCGGACGTGGTGGTCACCGTGCTGCCCGGCGGGACGCACGTCCTCGACTGTTACCAGGGCCCGGACGGACTCCTGGGCACCGCGCCGGTGGGGGCGGTGTTCGTGGACTGCTCGACGATCGACGTCGCCGACGCGCGCGCCGCCGTGCGAGCGACGGGGCGTCGCGCGGTGGACGCGCCGGTGTTCGGGGGAGTGGTCGGCGCGGTCGCCGGCACGCTCACGCTCGTGGTCGGCGCCCAGGATGAGAACTTCGCGGCGATCGAGCCCGTACTGACCCCGCGATGGGTCGCCGTGTCGTGCACCGCGGTCCGCCCGGTGCCGGACAGGCCGCCTGCGTTGTCGGCGCGTTCGAGGGCGTGTTCGGCGGCGGCGAGCGAGGCGGTGACGAATGCCCGGTGCAGGGGTTGCGCGGTGGCGCCGCCGGCCAGGTGA
- a CDS encoding enoyl-CoA hydratase/isomerase family protein, translated as MDGIVMDGGVGISAHGALRIVTERSTIAIPETGIGFVPSRHLEAVIEALATRTPPDVLAHLTEPTPPGELAERRAWINACYTRDSVEEILERLEDIGEPTAKQAAEQIRAKSPTALEITLASPRRTRELDYSKAELGRGSIGYPARR; from the coding sequence ATGGACGGCATCGTGATGGACGGCGGGGTCGGCATCTCCGCACATGGGGCACTGCGCATCGTCACCGAACGTTCGACGATCGCCATCCCCGAGACCGGCATCGGCTTCGTCCCCTCACGTCACCTGGAGGCGGTGATCGAGGCATTGGCCACTCGGACACCGCCCGACGTCCTCGCCCACCTCACCGAGCCGACGCCCCCGGGCGAACTCGCCGAGCGCCGCGCCTGGATCAACGCGTGCTACACGCGCGACAGCGTCGAGGAGATCCTCGAACGCCTGGAGGACATCGGCGAACCGACGGCGAAACAGGCCGCCGAACAGATCCGCGCGAAGTCGCCGACCGCACTCGAGATAACCCTGGCGAGCCCGCGCCGTACCCGCGAACTCGATTACTCCAAAGCCGAGTTGGGACGGGGGAGTATCGGGTATCCAGCGCGGCGCTGA
- a CDS encoding cob(I)yrinic acid a,c-diamide adenosyltransferase: MSVVLSRIYTRTGDAGTTALGDNSRVRKTDPRIVAYADTDETNAAIGVALALGCLDAELRNVLEGIQHDLFDVGADLCAPIRDGDERLRVREEDVSRLERLCDTFNERLEPLRSFVLPGGAPGAALLHTARTAARRAERSAWALVDADAELSGGEAATVNPVCVRYLNRLSDLLFILARSANDGGRGDVLWSPGRNR, translated from the coding sequence ATGTCTGTGGTGCTGAGCCGTATCTACACTCGCACGGGAGACGCGGGCACGACCGCGTTGGGCGACAACTCCCGCGTCCGCAAGACCGATCCACGGATCGTCGCCTACGCCGACACCGACGAGACCAACGCCGCCATCGGTGTGGCGCTGGCACTGGGTTGCCTGGACGCGGAGTTGCGGAACGTCCTGGAAGGCATCCAGCACGACCTGTTCGACGTCGGCGCGGACCTGTGCGCTCCGATCCGCGACGGAGACGAACGCCTGCGGGTCCGTGAGGAGGACGTGTCCCGCCTCGAGCGTCTGTGCGACACGTTCAACGAACGACTCGAGCCCTTGCGGTCGTTCGTACTGCCGGGCGGCGCGCCCGGCGCGGCGCTCCTGCACACGGCGCGGACGGCCGCCCGTCGAGCGGAACGCTCGGCGTGGGCGCTGGTCGACGCGGACGCGGAGTTGTCCGGCGGGGAGGCGGCGACAGTCAATCCGGTGTGCGTCCGATATCTGAACCGTCTGTCGGACCTGCTGTTCATTCTCGCGCGATCGGCCAACGATGGCGGGCGCGGTGACGTGCTGTGGAGTCCCGGCCGTAACCGCTGA
- a CDS encoding serine hydrolase domain-containing protein, which yields MTLPPRIPSSAKAADGTRGTPTRRTVLRGSLSAAAVAGTAGAAVVGTARAAHANDAPPGEADPAGDTSMTRHWRSRLATLAGRHEVPGAALGILVGDRIVKVATGLANADDRIEATPDTLWQIGSITKVWTATLAMRLVDEGSVDLDTPVVRYLPELRLPDPDRTRRLTLRHLLAHTSGIDGDVLPDTGRGDDCLERFTALLKDVPAVHPLGRACSYCNVGLILTGRLIERRTGTTWDAALRERVIRPLGLTRSHTLPEDVLAHRAAAGHTSGPDGRPRVDPTWIPRSSGPAGIVCSSVGDVLAFVRLHLDDGLGPDGTRLLSARAAEEMRSFRTATPNTPDNGETRGLGWARWDWNGRAVYGHDGRTQGQSSYLRVLPDARIAVVLLTNGGDAQALYHDLYREVFTDLAGVAPRPPHTPDGTKPPHDAGGYLGRYQRVGVLEEILERGGALFLRRTFTGGTPDEFELHPAGRDLYVHRLPGVRDWEPLKCFTLDGTRYVCQSDRVLPRIP from the coding sequence GTGACCCTCCCTCCCCGGATCCCTTCCTCCGCGAAAGCCGCCGACGGCACCCGCGGCACACCCACCCGGCGCACCGTGCTGCGCGGATCACTGTCCGCCGCCGCAGTGGCGGGCACGGCCGGAGCGGCGGTCGTCGGCACCGCGCGGGCCGCGCACGCGAACGACGCGCCCCCGGGCGAGGCGGACCCCGCGGGCGACACGTCCATGACCCGGCACTGGCGCTCCAGGCTTGCCACGCTAGCCGGCCGACACGAGGTCCCCGGCGCCGCGTTGGGCATTTTGGTCGGCGACCGGATCGTCAAGGTCGCCACCGGTCTGGCCAACGCCGACGACCGTATCGAGGCCACGCCCGACACGCTCTGGCAGATCGGCTCCATCACCAAGGTCTGGACCGCCACACTCGCCATGCGCCTGGTGGACGAGGGCTCAGTCGACCTCGACACGCCGGTCGTACGCTACCTGCCCGAGCTGCGCCTGCCCGACCCCGACCGCACCAGGCGCCTGACACTGCGTCACCTGCTCGCCCACACCAGCGGGATCGACGGCGACGTGCTCCCCGACACCGGGCGCGGCGACGACTGCCTGGAGCGGTTCACCGCCCTGCTCAAGGACGTTCCGGCGGTCCACCCACTGGGCCGCGCGTGCTCGTACTGTAACGTCGGTCTGATCCTCACCGGCCGACTGATCGAACGCCGCACCGGTACGACCTGGGACGCCGCGCTGCGCGAACGTGTGATCCGGCCGTTGGGCCTGACTCGCAGCCACACGCTGCCGGAGGACGTGCTCGCGCATCGAGCCGCCGCCGGTCACACCTCCGGCCCGGACGGGCGGCCGCGCGTCGACCCGACGTGGATACCCCGCTCCTCGGGCCCGGCCGGCATCGTGTGCTCCAGCGTCGGCGACGTGCTCGCCTTCGTCCGCCTGCACCTGGACGACGGCCTCGGACCCGACGGCACCCGACTGTTGTCGGCACGCGCCGCCGAGGAGATGCGTTCGTTCCGGACGGCCACGCCCAACACCCCGGACAACGGCGAAACCCGCGGCCTGGGATGGGCCCGTTGGGATTGGAACGGCCGGGCGGTGTACGGCCACGACGGCAGGACCCAGGGGCAGTCGTCCTATCTCAGGGTGCTACCCGATGCCCGCATCGCGGTCGTTCTGCTCACCAACGGAGGCGACGCCCAGGCGCTGTACCACGACCTGTACCGGGAGGTCTTCACCGACCTCGCCGGCGTCGCGCCCCGCCCACCGCACACCCCCGACGGCACCAAACCACCGCACGACGCGGGAGGCTACCTGGGCCGATACCAACGCGTGGGAGTGCTCGAGGAAATCCTCGAACGCGGCGGTGCGCTGTTCCTGCGCCGGACCTTCACGGGAGGTACACCCGACGAGTTCGAACTCCACCCCGCCGGCCGGGACCTGTACGTCCACCGCTTGCCCGGCGTTCGCGACTGGGAACCGCTCAAGTGCTTCACACTGGACGGCACGCGATACGTATGCCAGAGCGACCGGGTCCTGCCACGGATTCCCTGA